One region of Oxalobacteraceae bacterium OTU3CAMAD1 genomic DNA includes:
- a CDS encoding ABC transporter substrate-binding protein — translation MSRLTPRTLAAAIASTLVLSLAATSSAQAEGTLRIAQQFGVVYLLLNVAQDQQLIEKEGKKHGVDVKVEWKQLSGGAAVNDALLSGAVDIAGAGVGPLLTIWDRTAGRQNVKGVASLGSFPYYLVSTNPKVKTIADLTEKDRIGLPAVTVSVQARILQYAAAKQWGDKEFARLDKFTQTLPHPDAAAAIIAGGTEINGHFGNPPYQDQELAGNPNAHIILNSYDVLGGPSSATVLYATEKFRTENPKTYRAFTGALAEAAKYASANPEGAADAYIRVSKSKVDRDLLLKIFKNPEVRFSVEPQNTLGLAQFLHRVGAIKKKPVSWRDYFFDDPVITKGG, via the coding sequence ATGTCCAGACTTACTCCCCGCACCCTTGCCGCCGCCATCGCATCCACCCTTGTCCTGAGCCTCGCCGCCACCTCCAGCGCGCAGGCCGAAGGCACCCTACGCATCGCCCAGCAGTTCGGCGTGGTCTACCTGCTGCTCAACGTCGCGCAGGACCAGCAGTTGATCGAGAAGGAAGGTAAAAAACACGGCGTCGACGTCAAGGTCGAGTGGAAGCAGTTGTCGGGCGGCGCCGCCGTCAACGATGCGCTGCTGTCCGGCGCCGTCGATATCGCCGGCGCCGGCGTCGGGCCGCTGCTGACGATCTGGGACCGCACTGCCGGCCGGCAGAATGTCAAAGGCGTGGCCTCGCTGGGCAGCTTCCCTTACTACCTGGTCAGCACCAATCCCAAGGTGAAGACGATCGCCGACCTGACCGAGAAGGACCGCATCGGCCTGCCGGCGGTGACGGTGTCGGTGCAGGCGCGCATCCTGCAGTACGCGGCGGCCAAGCAGTGGGGCGACAAGGAGTTCGCGCGGCTCGATAAATTCACCCAGACCTTGCCGCACCCGGATGCGGCGGCCGCCATCATCGCCGGCGGTACCGAGATCAACGGCCACTTCGGCAACCCGCCTTACCAAGACCAGGAACTGGCGGGCAATCCGAATGCGCACATCATCCTGAACTCCTACGATGTGCTGGGCGGCCCGAGTTCGGCCACCGTGCTGTACGCGACCGAGAAATTCCGCACCGAGAATCCGAAGACCTACCGCGCCTTCACCGGCGCGCTGGCCGAGGCGGCGAAGTACGCGAGCGCCAATCCGGAAGGCGCGGCCGATGCCTACATCCGCGTCTCGAAGAGCAAGGTCGATCGCGATCTGCTGCTGAAGATCTTCAAGAACCCGGAGGTGCGCTTCAGCGTCGAGCCGCAAAATACCCTCGGCCTGGCGCAGTTCCTGCACCGCGTGGGCGCGATCAAGAAGAAGCCGGTGAGCTGGCGCGATTACTTCTTCGACGACCCGGTCATCACGAAAGGCGGTTGA
- a CDS encoding TauD/TfdA family dioxygenase → MSAVLQSAFDIELFDAPLGAEILGLDLSRPLSPRQFQRIHKAHLDHHLLVFRDQRITPQQQVDFSRRFGPLQIHVLRNFQLPAHPEVLIISNIIEDGQPIGLGDAGHFWHSDLSYKEKPSLGSLLHAQELPAEGGDTLFANMHLAWDTLPAALRHAVQDARAEHSYLTQYDELRRRSPFRPALTQAQIDEVKPVTHPVVRTHPETGRKALFVSEHFTTHIVGIPEDESRALLAELFAHSVLPAHIYRHKWAPHDLVFWDNRSLMHLAGGTPDHLRRKLYRTTIEGDAPF, encoded by the coding sequence ATGTCTGCCGTTCTTCAATCCGCTTTTGACATCGAATTGTTCGATGCGCCGCTCGGCGCCGAGATCCTCGGCCTGGACCTGAGCCGTCCACTGTCGCCGCGCCAGTTTCAACGCATCCATAAAGCGCATCTCGATCACCACCTGCTGGTGTTCCGCGACCAGCGCATCACGCCGCAGCAGCAGGTCGATTTCAGCCGCCGTTTCGGGCCGCTGCAAATCCACGTGCTGCGTAACTTCCAGCTGCCAGCGCATCCCGAGGTGCTGATCATCTCCAACATCATCGAGGACGGCCAGCCGATCGGCCTGGGCGACGCCGGCCACTTCTGGCACTCGGACCTGTCGTACAAGGAGAAGCCCAGCCTCGGCTCCCTGCTGCACGCGCAGGAGCTGCCGGCGGAGGGCGGCGATACGCTGTTCGCCAATATGCATCTGGCGTGGGACACCTTGCCCGCCGCGCTGCGCCACGCCGTGCAGGACGCGCGCGCCGAACATAGCTACCTGACCCAGTACGATGAACTGCGCCGCCGCAGTCCCTTCCGCCCGGCGCTGACGCAGGCGCAGATCGACGAGGTCAAACCGGTGACGCATCCGGTGGTGCGCACGCATCCGGAGACCGGCCGCAAGGCGTTGTTCGTCAGCGAGCATTTCACCACGCACATCGTCGGAATCCCCGAGGACGAAAGCCGCGCGCTGCTGGCCGAGTTGTTCGCGCACAGCGTGCTGCCGGCGCATATCTACCGCCACAAGTGGGCGCCGCACGATCTGGTCTTCTGGGACAACCGCTCGCTGATGCACCTGGCTGGCGGCACGCCCGACCACTTGCGCCGCAAGCTCTATCGCACCACCATCGAGGGCGACGCGCCTTTCTGA